A stretch of DNA from Lawsonibacter asaccharolyticus:
TCCGCCGGGACTTCCATGGATGGCTGCGCAATGAGATCCATACAGTACCGCAGGAACTCATATATTTGTGCCGCGATCCAGTTGGCGCTCAGCCTGAGGACAAGGAAGCTGACCAGCAATACGACCACTGAGACTGCGTCATTACTGAAAAATATATTTCCTTTTTTCCGCTCATCACGCCGCTTTTTTGGTGTGGCTTTTTCCGTTTTCTGTCCGTCTGCCAAGCCCCATCACCTCTTCTCTCTTCCAGAGCCCTTCCCACTAACCGGAGCCTGCCATCACGGCCAGCCCCCGTCTCAGGCCAGAAAGCATGTCCGCCTCTGCCCCCAGCAGGAATTCACTAAGGGGAGTCAGGAACAGGAAGAGCAGGATCAGTCCGATGATGACCTTGAGTTCCATGTTGATGACAAAGGCGTTGATCTGTGGGATAGCCTTCATCAAAATTCCCATTCCCAGCTCTCCCAGCAGTTCGGCAGCCAAGATCGGCAGGGCCATCTTTACCGCCAGAAGCATGGAAGAGAAAAACACCTCTGCCACGTAGGAGGCCGCTGCTTCCCCGAGGACAGCGGTGCCAAAGGGCAGGATCTCAGCCGAGCCCAGCAGAATGCGCATCAGGGTGTAGTGGCCGTTCTCTGCAAAGAAGTTCAGAAAAAAGAGGATATTCAGCAGGGATGCCGTCACAGACATGTTGGCCTGACTGCTTGCATCGTAGATCTGCGCCATTGTCAGTCCCATCTGAGCGTCTATGATCTCTCCGCCTGCCTGGACGATAGCTGCGCACAGCTGCATCAGAAAGCCCAGCACGAATCCCACAATAAGTTCCACGCCTAGCCGGACCACCAGTTCCACCACTGTTCCTGGCGGTGCTGGCATCGGCTGTCCAAGCCCGTAGACAAACACGGACAAAACCAGAGTCAGGCCCGTCTTTGCGTACCCGGGGATATTGCTGCGGCCTAGGATCGGGCTGAACAGGACAAAACCGCTGATCCTGGCCAACACCATTTCAAATCCAAAGAGCTCTGACCATCCAACCATACTGTCTGTTCCTCACATCAGGGTAAACAGGTAGCGTGTAAAATCCTTCAGAGTCTCCAGCATCCAGCCGCCCGCCGCCAGAAGGATAAGGACGACCACGATCATTTTCAGGATAAAGGAGAGGGACTGCTCATGGATCTGGGTCACAGCCTGAAAAATAGCCACCAGGATCCCCACCAGCATACTCAGCAGCAGCAGCGGTGCCCCCAGCTTCAGCGCTACTCCCACGCCCTCCCGCAGGATATCGACTACGTCCATAACTCCTCCTTACTCATTGGAAGCTCCGCACCAGTGTAGAAAACAGCAGCTGCCAGCCATCCAGCGAAATAAACAGCAGCAATTTAAATGGCATGGAGATCATGGAGGGCGGCAGCATAATCATTCCCATAGACATCAAGGTGGACGCCACCACCACATCGATCAGAACAAAGGGAATATACAGGTAAAATCCGATCAGAAATGCGTGCTTGAGTTCGCTGGTCATAAAGGATGGGACAATGATCCGCAGAGGCAGCCCCTCCGCCTGTGCCCGTGTGGCCGGCATATCCGCTCCGGCGAGCTCACAGAACAGCTCCAGAGAGCTGTCCTCCGTCTGATCCAGCATGAATTCCTTCAGAGGCACCTTAGCTTTTTCATAAAACTCCTCTTGAGTGATCCTCTCTGCTATGTATGGCTCATAAGCGTTTGTCTGGATGTCACTGATCACCGGGGACATGGTAAACAGGGTGAGGAACAGTGCCATTCCCACCAGCACCATGTTGGGCGGATTCTGCTGCAGCCCAATGGCAGAACGCAGAAAGGAGAGGGAGATGATATACCGGGTAAAGGAGGTCATCATCACCACAATAGAGGGGAGGAGTGTGATCAGGGTAGTCAGAAGTAGGATCTGGAGCGTCTGAAAATTCTCTCCATTTACATTGATCAGCGCGTCCAAGCTCCCACCCCCTTATTTCCTTCTCTGCTGAAGCACACTTTTCAGGGCCTCCTGAAAGCTTATCCGCTGGCAGGCACCCTCCGGTGCTCCTTCCTGCTCCCACTGCCCCATCTCTTCCCGGTTCAGTGTCCTCAGACAGGTGATCCCGCCCGGCGCCGCACCCAGCAGACAGATCTGCTCTCCGGCCTGAACCAGCAGCAGCTTTTGATCCTTCCCCACCTGGATCTCTTCTAAGACGGTTACATGCCGCCCTTTCAGCCGCCCTGCTGCCGCCCGCCCCGCCACAACATATCTGGTAAACCAGTAGGACAGCAGCAGTACAGCACAGATCGCGGCCAGAGCCCAAACCAGCTCCAGTATTTCATCCCGCATTTTGCTTTTCTGATCAGGGTGCGCCCAGAATGGAATTGACCGTTTTCATCAGGCGGTCGTCCTTGAAAGGCTTGACGATAAAGTCCTTGATCCCCGCTTGTACCGCCTCCATCACCATAGCCTCCTGGCCCATGGCGGAGCACATCACCACATTGGCGCTGCTGTCCTTGGCCCGGATCGCCTTCAACGCCTCCAGCCCATCCATATTCGGCATGGTGATGTCCATGAGGACCAGGTTGGGATGGAGCTCAAAGTATTTTTCCACTGCGTCCTTTCCGTCGACCGCCTCGTGGACATCGGTATAGCCGTTCTTCGTCAGGGTGTCGCGAATGACCTTTCTCATAAAAGCTGCATCGTCTACGACCAAAATTTTTGCCATGTCACATCATCCTTTTCTTCTAAATTTGATTGGTTAGTCTGCCCGTGTCAGCTCACTCAGCTCAGGACGCTTCAATACTTCTGTGATTCTGATTCCAAAGTTGTCGTCAATGACCACCACATCGCCCCGGGCCACGCACAGCCCGTTTACAAACAGATCCACCTGATCCCCCGCCAGTTTGTCTAAAACTACCAGGGACCCCTTGGAAAAGGTAAGGATATCTTCCACCTTTCGGCGCGTCCGTCCAATCTCCACTGACACTTCCAGCGGCACTGACATGATCAATTCCAGATTCTGAGCCTGCTCCTGGCCGATCTTATCCGCCACATCCAG
This window harbors:
- a CDS encoding chemotaxis protein CheY, with protein sequence MAKILVVDDAAFMRKVIRDTLTKNGYTDVHEAVDGKDAVEKYFELHPNLVLMDITMPNMDGLEALKAIRAKDSSANVVMCSAMGQEAMVMEAVQAGIKDFIVKPFKDDRLMKTVNSILGAP
- a CDS encoding flagellar biosynthetic protein FliP; the encoded protein is MDALINVNGENFQTLQILLLTTLITLLPSIVVMMTSFTRYIISLSFLRSAIGLQQNPPNMVLVGMALFLTLFTMSPVISDIQTNAYEPYIAERITQEEFYEKAKVPLKEFMLDQTEDSSLELFCELAGADMPATRAQAEGLPLRIIVPSFMTSELKHAFLIGFYLYIPFVLIDVVVASTLMSMGMIMLPPSMISMPFKLLLFISLDGWQLLFSTLVRSFQ